The genomic segment GTGTTAAATTTAGTTTTTTACCTTGCGCTGCCGCACGATAACCAACACCATTTAACTGAAGTTTTTTCTCAAAACCTTGAGATACACCAATTACCATTGCATCTAACAAAGAGCGAGCTGTACCAGCTTGAGCCCAACCATTAGCAACACCTTCACGAGGTAATGTTTTAAGTTGGTTTTCTTCTTGAACAACTTCAACTGCATCGTTGAATACACGGCTTAATGTACCGTTTTTACCTTTTACTGTGACTTCTTGCCCAGCGATAGTAACTTCTACGCCAGATAAAACGTCTACAGGAGCTTTTGCTATACGTGACATTTTTATCCCCTTACGCTACGTAGCCGATGATCTCACCACCCATACCCGCTTTACGCGCGGCACGGTCAGTCATCACACCTTTAGAGGTAGAAACGATAGCAACACCTAAACCACCCAATACTTTTGGCAACTCATCTTTTTTCTTATAGATGCGAAGACCAGGGCGACTTACGCGCTCAATGCTTTCAATTACTTTCTTGCCTTCGAAGTACTTAAGCGTCACTTCTAAAACAGGTTTAACGTCACCAGAAACAGCGAAGTCTGTAATATAACCTTCTTCTTTAAGTACGGCTGCAATTGCAACACGTAACTTAGATGAAGGCATAGATACAGAAACTTTGCTAGCCATCTGACCGTTACGAACACGTGTAAACATGTCCGCGATAGGATCTTGCATGCTCATATTAGCTACTCCTTACCAGCTGGCTTTTTTAAGGCCAGGTACTTCACCGCGCATCGCTGCTTCACGCAACTTAATACGGCTAAGACCAAACTTGCGTAGGAAACCATGTGGACGGCCAGTAATACGACAACGATTTTGTTGACGTGTACGAGCTGAATCACGTGGAAGTTGTTGTAGCTTAAGAACAGCGTCCCAACGTTCTTCGTCAGAAGAGTTGACGTTGCTGATAGTTGCTTTAAGTTCAGCTCGTTTAGTAGCGAACTTAGCAACTAGCTTGGCGCGTTTTACTTCGCGCGCTTTCATTGATTCTTTTGCCATAACCCTACCCTTACTTTTTAAATGGGAAACTAAACGCACTAAGAAGTGCATGTGCTTCCGCATCGGTTTCAGCGCTAGTCGTGATAGTAATATCCATACCGCGAATTTTATCTACCTTATCGAAATCGATTTCTGGGAAGATAATTTGCTCACGAACACCCATGCTATAGTTTCCACGGCCGTCAAACGACTTAGGATTCAAGCCACGGAAGTCACGGATACGAGGAATTGCAATTGATACTAAACGTTCAAAGAATTCCCACATACGTTCACCACGTAGGGTTACTTTACAGCCAATCGGATAACCTTCACGGATTTTAAAACCCGCTACAGATTTGCGAGCAACAGTAACAACAGGCTTCTGACCAGCAATTGCTTGCATGTCAGCAGTTGCGTTTTCCAACACCTTTTTGTCTGCTACCGCTTCACCTAAACCCATGTTTAGAGTGATTTTCTCAATCCGAGGGACTTGCATGACGCTTTTGTAGTTGAACTGCTTCGCAAGTTCCGCTACTACTGTTTCTTTATAGAAATCATGCAGTTTCGCCATCGTACTCTCCAATTATTAAACCAGTTCACCGTCAGATTTGAAGAAACGAACTTTTTTGTCGTCTTCAAAACGGAAACCTACGCGATCTGCTTTACCCGTTTTAGGGTTAACAATCGCTACATTTGACACGTGAATTGATGCTTCTTTCTCAATAACACCACCAGTAACGCCCAATTGAGGGTTAGGTTTCTGATGCTTCTTCACCAAGTTCACACCTTCAACGATTAAGCGGTCAGCCGCTGGAAGAACTTTAAGCACTTTGCCTTGTTTTCCTTTGTCTTTACCTGCCAAAACGATGATTTCATCATCACGACGAATTTTTCTAGCCATTATCGTGACTCCTTATAGTACCTCAGGGGCCAGTGAGACGATTTTCATGTTATTAACACGAAGCTCACGAGTGACCGGGCCAAAGATACGCGTACCAATTGGTTGCTTGTTTGCGTTAAGCAAAACAGCTGCGTTGTTATCAAAACGGATCGAAGATCCATCAGAACGACGAACGCCTTTTCTAGTACGCACCACCACTGCAGTTAGCACATCACCTTTTTTTACTTTACCGCGAGGAATTGCTTCTTTAACGGTAACTTTAATGATGTCGCCAATATGTGCATAACGGCGATGCGAGCCACCAAGAACCTTAATACACTGAACCCTGCGAGCACCCGAGTTATCGGCTACATCCAGGTTAGTTTGCATTTGGATCATGTTAGTGCTCCGCTGTTAGTTAAGACTCTCACGAGTCGTACTGTTTACTAAAAAACCAGCGTTATTGCTGACTTTTTATACATACCCCTATTAAAAGGGCGCGAAATACTAACAGAAAATGTACAGTGGCGATAGTCGAATTTGCAAAAAAGTAGTGTCAAAGCCAAGTTATTTTTCAGTCACGGTTAAATAACAATTAAATATCATTGAAAACAAAGAGTTAGCTAAACCCAATCGATTTTAAAATAATGTACTAATAGGGAAGAATGCAGCTTAATAGCAAGAGACCGCTAGAGCGAATAAATGGCGCTGGTTTACGCGATGAATTTCTGAATTTATCTTGATAATATTGAAGCGTGATTTTTAGGAGAGTGTTTTAATACCGATACCCCTGAAGTGATAACCTCAACGTGCTCATTTGTATATCCCCTTTTAACACGAAAGCTATGCTAAAAGACCCAGTTACCGCTTCACGTTAAAAAAGGGAAGGAACGCACGCCCCACTGCCGTGAGGCGAATTCAAATCGGTTAGCTCTGGTATATCAGCTTTCCCTTCTGTGTGTCATTTATTAACGCATCATACTTTTCTTCCAATAAGTGACGCTTGATTTTAAGGGTTGGAGTCAGAAGGCCGTTATCGACAGTCCAATCATCTTTCATGATCACAAACCGGTCTAGCACTGCGTGACTTTCTAAACCACTATTAACCGACTCCAACGTTGCCAGCAGACTCTTTTCAATTTTATCTTCGTCTTGTTTTGCCGCATCTTCAGACAACACAATTAACGCGATAGGTTGCTTTAACTGCGATCCTGTAACACACACCTGCTCAACAGAAGAATTTCCCATAATCAGCGCTTCGATGGGCACAGGGGCGATATATTTTCCTTTGGCAGTTTTGAATATTTCTTTTAATCGCCCTGTAATTTTCACATAGCCATCACTGTCTATCTCACCTTTATCACCTGTTCTTAGATAGCCATCATCAGTGAATGTTTCAGCGGTTTTATCTGGCTCCAAATAGTATTCTTGCATATTACAAGGCCCTTTTACTTGGATCTCGCCTTCATCACCAATTCGAATGTCTACACCTTCATAGGCACGACCGATACTACCAATTTTGTCTTCTCTAAAGGGCACACAACAGGTGCCGTAGGCACTGTTCTCTGTCATGCCCCAGCCTTCCGATATTTTCACCCCAATGTTTAAGAACCATTTTAACGTGGCTGGCGATATTGGCGCTGAACCACTGGCACACATGCGCGCTTTGTCTAAGCCAAGTTTCGTTCTAATTTTACCCGCTACAATATTGCCAATAAACGGTATCTTCAGAAGAAAATCGAGTTTCTTCTGAGGCATGTTTGCTAATACGCCCATTTGGAATCTTGTCCAAAGTCGCGGTACGGATATAAAGAGCGTTGGTCGTAAATGGCAAATATCGCGATTAAAGGTATCAAGTGACTCAATAAAACCGATCTGGGTATTTGCATAAAAGCTAGCCATCTCAACAAGTACACGCTCAGTAATATGTGCTAACGGTAGATAACTCAATATGCGGTCATCTGCCCCCACATTCAATTCGTTTTTAGAGTTGCTTGCTGCCCAACTAATGGAATTATAAGTGTGCACTACACCTTTGGGATTGCCCGTACTCCCTGAGGTATAAATAATCGTCATGGTACTGTCTAATTCAGGTACTGGGCGCTCCATATAGGGCTCATTTGCCATTAGGCTGTCCCAATCCTGGTCTGCTTCAATGCCCGGATAAGGGAAGGCTAATTTAGTCACGCCCTCAGGGATCGCCGCCACTTGCTCTGCGGTATCATCTAATTTACCAACAAAAATAACCGGGCAAGATGCATGATTTAAAACGTACTGAATCGTTTTTTCGCCTGCAGTAGAATATATCGGAACTGACACATGCCCCGCTAACATAATGGCTAGATCAGTAATAAACCATTCAGCACAATTTTTTGATAATAAGGCGATGTGACTGCCTGCGGGTAAATTAAGTGCTATTAACCCTGCTGCAACGCGGCGCACTTTGTCTGCCGTTTGTGCCCAAGTATAACTAATCACCGCACCATTAATCGGTTGCTTTAAGTATACCTTCTGAGGTGTTGAATCTTCCCAGTGGTACATCATTTCTAAGGGCGTTTGTAACGACATTTCATCTCCAGTACACTTTTCTACATTCTGATAACAATGTTATAACGATTGAAGTGACACAGGTCAAACAACTATAAGACTTCAGCATTTATTTCGCGTATCAATGTAAATAAAGCAAATTAATACAGCTCACTTTATAGACAAAGTGGCCTACTTTTGTGCTAACTCAGTTTGGATTTGTGATTTGGCCAAATTGTTCGACGACCCAACGCGTAAATTTCTGAACTTTTAAACGGGAAAAATGAGAAGGTGGTGCAACCAAATAATAAGCGTATTGACAGGGGAAACTGAAGTCAAACAACCGGACTAATTGCCCTTTTTCTAGTTGTTCGTAAATCAAACTGTTGCGGATCATCGCAAAACCTTGCCCCGCTAATGCGGCTTCAATGATGGTGACACTAGAGTCATCTACTTGGAGCGAGGTTAATCCTTGCCCTATAGGGAGGCCGTGCAGCTCATAGAATTTATTCCACGCCACCATAATATCACTGCTTTTTTCTTTTAGTGTCGGTAAGTTGAGCAGATGTTTTGGGCTTAGCGCTTTCTCCTTTAAACTAGGGTGACAGACTAAGTACAGCGTGTCTTCCAGCAACTTTTGACTTTCTAAATTTGGATAAGTCCCCTTACCGAAGCGTATCGCTACATCAATATCATTTGCTTCAAAATCTAATAGGGTATTTGTCGGCTGTATTTTAACATTCATATTTGGATGTAATGCTTGGAACTTCGATAACCGAGGAACCAACCACCGTATTGACAAAGACTCAGTGGCTGTGATGGTTAAGCTATTAGGCTGCTCATCTGCTGCTACGCTGTCTACTCCGTTTAAGAATGATGTGAAACCTGACGCCACATATGGCGCTAGCCTTTGTCCCGCAGGGGTAAGAGAGACACTTCGATGGCCTCTTATAAATAATGGGCAACCTAAGAACGCTTCTAAGGTTTTTATATGTTGACTAATAGCTGCCTGGGTCACAAAAAGTTGATCTGCTGCTTCTTTGAAGCTCAATGTCTGCGCCGCAACAGAAAAATAACGTAAAGCATTTAAAGGAGGTAATTTACGCACCTGCACATCTCGATTAAGTTTTACTTAACTGTAGTTTAGTTTTGCTCGTTTGTCAGGCCCCTCTTCACCCTCTATCTTAAAGGCCATTAACAACGAGGAGAACTACATGTTTACCAATCTAGAGAACACCCTTCGACTTACCCTATTAATGCTATTTACCTTACTCATGAGTCACAGCAGCTATGCCGTTCAGCCATTAGAAAAACTATACACTCTACCTGGTTACCCTTATGAACCCTTGGTGAGGCGCGCAGAAAGAGTCGCGATTGCATTCAAACAGGAAGGAAATATGGTTCGTTGCCGCACGGAAATTAGTCAGCACGATACACACTGGACAGGCAAACCGCGACTCGTAGGCCAGGAAGCCTTTAATGAAGCACCATTACGCTCTTGCTTAAACAGAAGTGATGCGAAGAAACTGTTGAAGAAATCATATCAATAAGAAGGATGCGCAGAGTTAGATTTATAAAAACGCTGCGCATGAATTAACTAAAACGTGTAAAAATTTACTATAACGCCCGCTGGCGCACTATTTCATATAGGCAAATGCCTGTTGCGACGGATACATTCAAGCTTGATACAGAGCCCGCCATTGGCAGCTTAATAAGCTCGTCACAGTGTTCTCGGGTGAGTCTGCGCATTCCTTTCCCTTCAGCCCCCATCACTAAGGCGATTGGCCCTTGCATTTTACACTGGTAAATACTTTGGGTTGCTTCCCCTGCGGTCCCTACCACCCATACGCCAGCGTCCTTAATTTCGCGCAAAGTACGTGCAAGGTTAGTAACCTGAATAAGCGGGATAAGATCTGCTGCCCCACATGCAACTTTTCGAACCACAGGTGTTAAGGCAACCGAGTTATCTTTGGGTACCACAATGGCATCAATTCCTGCAGCATCGGCAGTACGCAAGCATGCACCTAAATTATGCGGATCGGTTACGCCATCTAGTACGAGTAAAAAGGGTGTCGCGCTTTTCTGGATGATGTCATCTAAGTCATTTTCGTTAAACTGTTTGCCGGGTTTGGCTTTTGCCACTACACCTTGATGTTGCTCACCATTGACTTTGTCGTCTAACGTTTTGCGCTGACAAAACTGCACTGCAATACCAAACTTACGCGCATGATTAATAATAGTGTTGATAGGTTTATCATCTCGGCCTTTAAGCACAAACAGCTCAATTAATCTCTCAGGTTCGCGCTCTATAACAGCTTCTAATGCGTGAATTCCATACAACCACTCATGTTGAGCCATGTTTACTTCTTCCTCTTATTTGACGATGAGCGGCGTGGCTTCGAAGCAGGTTTAGAGGCTGTACCGCCTTTATTACTCGAACGACGCGTGCGCGGTTTCTTTTTGTTTGCGCCAGCTTTGTCGCTGTCACTTGCTGCTTTAGCACCGGCTTTTGATACTGGGCTTTCTTTACCTGAGGTATTTTTGGTTGCGTCTTTTTTAGTTGAAGTCGATTTTTTTGCTGCGCGCTTTCTTCCTCTAGGTTTAGGCGGAGCCTTGGCTAACACAAAATCAATTTTTCGTTCATCTAAATTCACCCCTGCCACTTTGACTTCAAGCGGATCACCAAGGCGATAAACAATACCGGAATTTTCACCCACTAAATGCTGCTTGGTTTCGTCAAACTGATAAAAATCGTTATCTAATGCAGAGATGTGCACTAACCCATCAATATGAAATTCAGTCAGACGTACGAAGAAGCCAAAACTGGTGACGGATGCAATAACCCCATCAAATGTATCCCCAACATGGTCGAGCATAAATTCGCACTTGAGCCAGTCTGATACGTCTCGCGTTGCATCATCAGCCCGTCGCTCTGTCATTGAGCATTGCTCCCCTAGAGCATCCACTTCTTCTTCTGTGTACGCTTTCCCCCCAGTTTTACTTTTTCGTTGCTGTTTTTTATCAATCGTGGCTTTTAAAGCACGATGTACCACGAGATCAGGATAGCGGCGAATAGGCGAAGTAAAGTGCGCATAGGCATCAAGCGCTAAACCAAAATGACCAATATTTTCGTGACTATATACAGCTTGTTTCATCGAACGAAGCAGCATAGTTTGAATAAGCTCTTGATCCGCTCTCCCCTGAATTTTACTGATCACCTCGGTGAATTCTTGCGGAGACGCGTCCTTGCTGATGTGGTGCGTGATGCCCACTTCAGCTAGATAAGACAAAAATGCGCTCAATCTATCAGAGTCTGGCTCGTCATGAATGCGATATAATGCTTCAGCCTTTTGCTTACTTAAGGTTTTTGCCGCCGCTACGTTGGCTAAAATCATACACTCTTCGATCAATTTGTGAGCATCATTACGCGTGACAGGCACAATGGTGTCTATTTTACGCTGAGCATTAAACACAAACTTACTTTCTTGCGTTTCAAATTCAATGGCACCGCGCTGATTGCGTCTACGTTTTAATGTACGGTACATATCATGTAGATTTTTAAGATGGGGAACCTGCTCCGCGTAACGCTTATGCAATTCAGGGTTTGCTTGTCCCTCATCTTTCAATAAATCCCACACTTTGGTGTAGGTAAGGCGTGCTTTGGAGTTCATTACCGCTTCATAGAACTGATGCTCTGCTAGCTCCCCGTTTGCGCTAATGGTCATTTCACAGACCATACATAAACGGTCGACCTGCGGGTTCAAAGAGCATAAACCATTGGATAGCACTTCGGGCAGCATGGGGATAACTTGCTCAGGGAAGTATACTGAGTTACCGCGGTTTTGCGCTTCGCTATCTAGTGCGGTGCCAGGTCTGACGTAATAACTCACATCCGCAATTGCAACCCATAATTGCCAGCCACCGTCTTCTAATGGTTCGCAAAAAACTGCGTCATCAAAATCGCGGGCATCCTCACCGTCAATGGTAACCAAGGGCAGTTGGCGTAGATCAATTCTATTTTCTTTGGCTTCTTCAGGTACGTGTTCGGTCAGAGCGGAAATTTGCTTAGTGACACCTTTGGGCCAAACATGAGGAATATCGAATGTGCGCAGGGCCATGTCGATTTCCATACCTGGCGCCATATGTTCACCCAATACTTCTAACACTTTACCGATCGCGTTAACTCGGCGCCTTGGACGTTGAACAATCTCTACTACCACGATAAAACCTTGACGAGCGCCGTTTACGTATTCGCCTGGAATAGTAATTTCGTGATTAATACGGCTATCATCCGGTATGACTAATCCCACGCCGTTTTCAAAAAAGTAGCGGCCCACAATAGGCTCGCTACGTGGCTCGATGATTTTCGCGATGCGGGCTTCTCTACGACCTCTGTTGTCAGTGCCGCTTTCTTTAACCAACACTACATCACCATGCAGCACGGTAGACATTTGGGCGTTATGAATAAATAGGTCTTTTTCCCCATCATCGCGCTTTAAAAAACCAAACCCATCTCTGTGGCCAATCACACGCCCTTGAATCAGCTCTTCTAATTTAAGCTTGGCGTATTTTTTATCACGATTGAATTCGATTTGCCCTTCGCGCTCCATTGCCCGCAAACGACGTTGAATACCGATACGACTATCTTCATCTTCTGCGTTTAATAGGTGACAAAATTCAAGAAAGGATAACGGTTTTTTGGCTTTAGTCAGTAATTCGAGCAGATATTCTCGGCTCGCTACCGGATTTTCGTATTTTTCTTTCTCGCGCTGGTAAAAGGGATCGTCGCTCATATAAGTGATGGCGTTTCCAAGTTAGGTAAATGTTGTGCCTAGTATAACGAAGCTGACGCAATTAAAAACGCTTAATTGACAACGATAAAGCCCAACTTGCAATGCATTGAATAAAGTGATGACTTTAAAAAGGAATGACTTAAGACTCTAAAGGCCGTTTTGCTTTACGAACCGCCTTCGGGTGCATCAGTTTTTCGAGTTCAGATAAACAGTGGGCTATTTTTTGGTGCGTCTGCTTATCGTTGGTCACGGCATTATATAACCAGTGATATGCATCTTCATAATCATAGGGGCTACCGTAACCGTCGAGAAACAATTCGACCAATTCAATTTGTGCCTTTTGATTGCCCAACATGGATGCTTCACGTAAAAAGACCACCGCTCGTTCTTTATCCTGTTGTACTAGCTTACCTTTTGAATAGTACCGACCAAGTTGTTCCAAGCCTTCAGGTAAACCTTGATCAGCGGCTTGACGCATAAAGTTAACACCACGCTCGGGTTCAGCATCTACGCAAACGCCCCAAGCAAGCATGTCACCCCATAAAAATTGATAGGCAGGTATTTTTAAGGTCTGTGCTCTGGCTTCTATGTCTTGCACTAACTGACAGTCATCTAAAACAACGCGACTTAAATGTTCATTGCGATGAATTAAACGCAATAGCTCATCTTGAGAATATAGCTGGACGGCTTTGAGCTCTTCTGCCGCAAAACTAACAGAAGCCCCTACTGTGATTAAACTTAAACAACCAGTAAACAGGCCTAGATTGAACAATTTAGAGAATGACATTTTCATAGTGATATCTATTTACCAAGACATATAAGGTTTTATCGGCAGCAATTTGAATTGGTAAACCCTTAACTGCCGAATGTATTTCCTATACTCAAGTCAGAATAGAGTTACCCGTTAACTTGCCAACGCAGACTGCACCACTTGTGCATGTTCAATCAAATCGTGACCAAGATCGGTCAAGTAGCCGCCATCTGGCAAGGTCACTATGCCTTTTTCAAATAAGCGCTTAGCGGCATCAATGAGTTCAGGCTCTGCGTCATGATGTATTTTCAAGCCTTGCATCAAGCTAGTAGTGGGAAACTTCAATAGTAAATTAAACTCGTTAACCATTTCGTTCGTAAGTGACATTGGCAATCCTCGATGATGATTATTGTGTGGTAAAGACAATCCATTCGGGTTTTCTCAGCTTACTTAAACCAAGCATATACACACCAAGTTTGAAGATAAACATCCACTTAACGCGATATAAAAGTATGTCGAGCTAACCCGCTAATTTTACATATCATGCTATGCCAATAAACCACTAGATGTTAATAAAATCAAGCCAAAAACGACAAAGACTGTGTATCAATGTGATATCCAATCAAAGGGAAATAGCTAAAAATAACAAGGTCTAACGATCCATCTCGTAACTTAGCACCGAGCAGTTTATACTCTGGTATGGTAGATTGTTACTTTCAATGTTCTTGTTTGTATTACAACATTGACTGAAGTACACCTTAGCAGTTTGAACCACTCGTTATTCTGCACATTTCGGAAGGCACCATAAGCGCCCATAGTTGACGCTGTTAAAACACCTTCAATCACATTTTAATTATTTGCGCTCAAAATAGCGCAATTTGATATAGCGCAGAACATTATTATGCATCACACACTATGTAAGGTTGACTCCATTGTTGCTCTCAACCCTGTCGTCAGCCTAGTGACCTTGACACCTCAGCAGCCTTTTACCCACCAGGCTGGTCAATACCTTAAAATCGTCATGGACGAAGGCGATCAACGCCCCTTTAGTATCGCCACGGCTCCTCGCGAAGATGGCACCATTCAATTGCATATCGGTGCTGAGCCAGGCAATAGTTACGCTGGTGAAGTGCTTGAAAAAATGCGCAATGAAGGGGAAATCACGGTAAACGGTGGTTTAGGCAACGCGTATGCACAACTTGAAAGCAGCATGCCCACTATTTTACTTGCTGGCGGGACTGGCTTTTCTTATACCCAGGCTATTTTGCATAAAATGCTTGAGGTAAGTGAATCGGTTGAAGGTCACAAAGATCCTATTTTCCTATATTGGGGCACCCGTTCTACCGCAGACATGTATGCCTACGATGAACTTGTCGCACTTGATAAGAAACATGCCCACTTTACCTTCGTTCCTGTGGTTGAGCATCCAGGGCACCAGTGGTCGGGTAAGACCGGCTATGTACATAAGGCAGTACTTGAAGATTTTGTTAGCCTTGAGCCCTATCGTGTCTATGTTGCAGGTCGATTTGAAATGGCTGGTGTCGCACGAGAAGACTTCCACCAGCAAGGGTTGATATTGAAAAACTTGTTCGGCGATGCATTCGAGTTTATTTAAACGCTAACGTAATGGCTGCATTGGGTAAGTACAAGACTTACCCTTTGAACCTTATCAACTGCTACACCGCGCCACTGAAATCAAGTTGACGCCATGCTTCATAAACAAATACAGATACCGCATTAGACAAATTCATGCTGCGACTGTCCGCGAGCATTGGAATGCGTACTCTTTGTTCTGGTGGCAAGCTTTGGATCACCTCATTTGGCAAACCCCGTGTTTCAGGGCCAAACAATAACGCGTCACCTACTTGATACTCGGCTTTAGCAAAAAAAGTTGTCCCTTTGGTTGTGCAAGCAAAGACCCGTTTAGGTTGGCGTGATTCAATATAAGCATCCAAAGACGCATGCCTGACCACATTAGCGAATTCGTGATAATCCAGTCCAGCTCGGCGAACTCGTTTGTCGTCCCATTCAAACCCTAACGGCTCAATTAAATGCAGGGCAAAGCCCGTATTAGCGCATAAGCGAATAATATTGCCAGTATTGGGCGGAATTTCAGGTTGGTATAATACAATGTCTAGCATAAAAATGGTCACGAAAAGTCACAATGGCGGTGATTCTAACAAAGTGCACTAATATGAGTAAGGCCTATATGTCAGGTGCAAGGTGCAAAAAAGCTAAAATAGCCTCTAAACAGGGGATCCGGTATTTATCTTCTTCAAGCAGCATTTCGTGCCTAGCACCCGCGATGTGCTGCACCTCACAGTGAGGAATGTTGGCTAACACTCGGCTTTGCCTTTTGTTATCCACGACTGTGTCATGCCCTGCTTGAATCGCCCAAACAGGGAGCGTAATTTGACTCGCTTGGGCTTCAATGGTGTCCATCGCTTTTAACGCTGCACGCAGCCAATGGCCGGTCACGCCGCCTAGTTGAACTTCAGGCTGCAGGTTATATTCGTCTCGAAATAATCGATAGCGTATATTGCTATGGGTTAATTCGTTAAGCGCAAACTCAGTCTCACGATAGTTTCTCTGGCCCGGAAAGTAACTCGCGTCATGACCTAATCCTCGGCTAATTAATAAATTGGTACCAATCAACATATTCGCCAACCAATTTGGTAACGCAGGACGAATACCAAACATAGGTGCGCACACTATCAGTTGAGCGAAATCTTGAGGGTGGGCTAACACATATAAGGCGCCGATGGCACATCCCATCGAGTGGCATAATAATTGGGGTTTGTGTTGAGTG from the Paraglaciecola mesophila genome contains:
- the rplF gene encoding 50S ribosomal protein L6; translated protein: MSRIAKAPVDVLSGVEVTIAGQEVTVKGKNGTLSRVFNDAVEVVQEENQLKTLPREGVANGWAQAGTARSLLDAMVIGVSQGFEKKLQLNGVGYRAAAQGKKLNLTLGFSHPVAYEMPEGISVETPSQTEIVVKGADKQLVGQVAANIRGYRPPEPYKGKGVRYADEVVRRKEAKKK
- the rpsH gene encoding 30S ribosomal protein S8 yields the protein MSMQDPIADMFTRVRNGQMASKVSVSMPSSKLRVAIAAVLKEEGYITDFAVSGDVKPVLEVTLKYFEGKKVIESIERVSRPGLRIYKKKDELPKVLGGLGVAIVSTSKGVMTDRAARKAGMGGEIIGYVA
- the rpsN gene encoding 30S ribosomal protein S14 — encoded protein: MAKESMKAREVKRAKLVAKFATKRAELKATISNVNSSDEERWDAVLKLQQLPRDSARTRQQNRCRITGRPHGFLRKFGLSRIKLREAAMRGEVPGLKKASW
- the rplE gene encoding 50S ribosomal protein L5 → MAKLHDFYKETVVAELAKQFNYKSVMQVPRIEKITLNMGLGEAVADKKVLENATADMQAIAGQKPVVTVARKSVAGFKIREGYPIGCKVTLRGERMWEFFERLVSIAIPRIRDFRGLNPKSFDGRGNYSMGVREQIIFPEIDFDKVDKIRGMDITITTSAETDAEAHALLSAFSFPFKK
- the rplX gene encoding 50S ribosomal protein L24; its protein translation is MARKIRRDDEIIVLAGKDKGKQGKVLKVLPAADRLIVEGVNLVKKHQKPNPQLGVTGGVIEKEASIHVSNVAIVNPKTGKADRVGFRFEDDKKVRFFKSDGELV
- the rplN gene encoding 50S ribosomal protein L14, with the translated sequence MIQMQTNLDVADNSGARRVQCIKVLGGSHRRYAHIGDIIKVTVKEAIPRGKVKKGDVLTAVVVRTRKGVRRSDGSSIRFDNNAAVLLNANKQPIGTRIFGPVTRELRVNNMKIVSLAPEVL
- a CDS encoding AMP-binding protein, with translation MSLQTPLEMMYHWEDSTPQKVYLKQPINGAVISYTWAQTADKVRRVAAGLIALNLPAGSHIALLSKNCAEWFITDLAIMLAGHVSVPIYSTAGEKTIQYVLNHASCPVIFVGKLDDTAEQVAAIPEGVTKLAFPYPGIEADQDWDSLMANEPYMERPVPELDSTMTIIYTSGSTGNPKGVVHTYNSISWAASNSKNELNVGADDRILSYLPLAHITERVLVEMASFYANTQIGFIESLDTFNRDICHLRPTLFISVPRLWTRFQMGVLANMPQKKLDFLLKIPFIGNIVAGKIRTKLGLDKARMCASGSAPISPATLKWFLNIGVKISEGWGMTENSAYGTCCVPFREDKIGSIGRAYEGVDIRIGDEGEIQVKGPCNMQEYYLEPDKTAETFTDDGYLRTGDKGEIDSDGYVKITGRLKEIFKTAKGKYIAPVPIEALIMGNSSVEQVCVTGSQLKQPIALIVLSEDAAKQDEDKIEKSLLATLESVNSGLESHAVLDRFVIMKDDWTVDNGLLTPTLKIKRHLLEEKYDALINDTQKGKLIYQS
- a CDS encoding LysR substrate-binding domain-containing protein, whose protein sequence is MRKLPPLNALRYFSVAAQTLSFKEAADQLFVTQAAISQHIKTLEAFLGCPLFIRGHRSVSLTPAGQRLAPYVASGFTSFLNGVDSVAADEQPNSLTITATESLSIRWLVPRLSKFQALHPNMNVKIQPTNTLLDFEANDIDVAIRFGKGTYPNLESQKLLEDTLYLVCHPSLKEKALSPKHLLNLPTLKEKSSDIMVAWNKFYELHGLPIGQGLTSLQVDDSSVTIIEAALAGQGFAMIRNSLIYEQLEKGQLVRLFDFSFPCQYAYYLVAPPSHFSRLKVQKFTRWVVEQFGQITNPN
- the rlmB gene encoding 23S rRNA (guanosine(2251)-2'-O)-methyltransferase RlmB, with amino-acid sequence MAQHEWLYGIHALEAVIEREPERLIELFVLKGRDDKPINTIINHARKFGIAVQFCQRKTLDDKVNGEQHQGVVAKAKPGKQFNENDLDDIIQKSATPFLLVLDGVTDPHNLGACLRTADAAGIDAIVVPKDNSVALTPVVRKVACGAADLIPLIQVTNLARTLREIKDAGVWVVGTAGEATQSIYQCKMQGPIALVMGAEGKGMRRLTREHCDELIKLPMAGSVSSLNVSVATGICLYEIVRQRAL